From Triticum aestivum cultivar Chinese Spring chromosome 4A, IWGSC CS RefSeq v2.1, whole genome shotgun sequence, a single genomic window includes:
- the LOC123083066 gene encoding uncharacterized acetyltransferase At3g50280: MPSPSPSMVRVVSSRTVAPPPRPRERIPLTSWDAAMLSANYIQKGLLFHRPSSSASALSTAAGVVDHLAAALGDALVYYYPVAGRCATEQHRDELTGAVVGCSVHIDCDGQGVEVVHAVADGVAMAGIVPPDADVPRDVLAQFFQLTDAVNYGGREQPLLAVQVTDLADGVFVGFAYNHALSDGTAFWDLVNSWAALARARLGLAPAPPTPKPSFERWSPDGGAAGPAVLPCADVSELVERAPPLALRERMLHFSADSLAALKERAREELLAAGDAAGAAALTRFQALSSLFWRCITRARRLAPEQETVCRASINNRGRLRPELPREYFGNTIYAIGTEPARAADLLERGHGWATAAVGRAVAAHTDAAIRARVAAWTAKPMVYTHRFFDPTETLMGSSPRFDMYGCDFGWGRPVAARSGRANKFDGKTSLYPGREGGGSIDAELTLTPENMAALEEIEELWAAVTPDTPVLAPEKKP, from the coding sequence atgccgtcgccgtcgccgtccatgGTGCGCGTGGTGTCATCGCGCACggtggcgccgccgccgcgcccgcgcgaGCGCATCCCGCTAACCTCCTGGGACGCCGCCATGCTGTCCGCCAACTACATCCAGAAGGGCCTCCTCTTCCACAGACCCTCTTCCTCGGCATCCGCCCTCTCCACCGCCGCCGGCGTCGTCGACCACCTCGCCGCGGCCCTCGGCGACGCGCTTGTCTACTACTACCCCGTTGCCGGCCGCTGCGCCACCGAGCAGCACAGGGACGAACTTACCGGCGCCGTCGTTGGCTGCTCCGTCCACATCGACTGCGACGGCCAGGGCGTGGAGGTCGTGCACGCCGTAGCCGACGGCGTGGCCATGGCGGGCATCGTCCCGCCCGACGCCGACGTGCCGCGCGACGTGCTGGCGCAGTTCTTCCAGCTCACCGACGCCGTCAACTACGGCGGCCGCGAGCAGCCGCTGCTCGCCGTCCAGGTGACCGACCTCGCCGACGGGGTGTTCGTCGGGTTCGCCTACAACCACGCGCTCTCCGACGGCACCGCCTTCTGGGACCTCGTCAACAGCTGGGCGGCCCTCGCGCGCGCCAGACTCggcctcgccccggcgcccccgacgccgaagccctcgtTCGAGCGCTGGTCGccggacggcggcgcggcggggccGGCCGTGCTGCCGTGCGCCGACGTGTCGGAGCTCGTCGAGCGGGCGCCCCCGCTGGCGTTGCGCGAGCGGATGCTGCACTTCTCGGCGGACTCGCTGGCGGCGCTCAAGGAGCGCGCGCGGGAGGAGCTCCTGGCCGCTGGGGACGCAGCCGGCGCCGCCGCCCTGACGCGGTTCCAGGCGCTGTCCTCGCTCTTCTGGCGCTGCATCACCCGTGCGCGGCGGCTGGCGCCGGAGCAGGAGACCGTGTGCCGCGCCTCCATCAACAACCGCGGGCGGCTGCGGCCGGAGCTGCCCAGGGAGTACTTCGGCAACACCATCTACGCCATCGGGACGGAGCCGGCGCGCGCCGCGGACCTCCTCGAGCGCGGGCACGGGTGGGCGACGGCGGCCGTGGGGCGGGCCGTGGCGGCGCACACGGACGCGGCCATCAGGGCGCGCGTGGCGGCGTGGACGGCCAAGCCCATGGTGTACACGCATCGCTTCTTCGACCCGACCGAGACCTTGATGGGCAGCTCGCCGCGGTTTGACATGTACGGCTGCGACTTCGGCTGGGGGAGGCCCGTGGCGGCGCGCAGCGGCCGGGCCAACAAGTTCGACGGCAAGACGTCGCTGTACCCCGGCCGGGAGGGCGGCGGGAGCATCGACGCAGAGCTCACGCTCACGCCGGAGAACATGGCGGCGCTCGAGGAGATTGAGGAGTTATGGGCTGCCGTGACCCCGGACACGCCGGTGCTGGCGCCGGAGAAGAAGCCTTGA